One region of Fibrobacter sp. genomic DNA includes:
- a CDS encoding Hpt domain-containing protein: MNIKDFYEQIGGNYEDILGRLSKDAFVEKFALMYLNDNSYDILMSAIEAGDIVAAFRGAHSLKGVAANLGFEELRKAATELTEQLRPQDTPANADLVDCVKKAQQKVIAGLQEYQSSK, translated from the coding sequence ATGAATATCAAAGACTTCTATGAACAAATCGGCGGAAATTACGAAGACATCCTGGGAAGACTCTCCAAGGACGCATTCGTCGAAAAATTCGCCTTGATGTACCTAAACGACAATTCCTACGATATTCTGATGTCCGCTATCGAGGCTGGAGATATCGTTGCCGCTTTCCGCGGCGCCCATTCCCTCAAGGGCGTGGCAGCCAACCTTGGCTTCGAAGAACTTCGCAAGGCTGCTACGGAACTCACCGAGCAGCTCCGTCCCCAGGATACCCCGGCAAACGCCGACCTAGTAGACTGCGTTAAAAAAGCCCAGCAAAAAGTCATTGCCGGGCTTCAGGAATATCAGTCTTCCAAGTAA